From one Enterobacter kobei genomic stretch:
- a CDS encoding TolC family outer membrane protein — protein sequence MKLATIGLLLLAVPATAILPAWADEYQWQTAPGEQLQAQLTIKEAILRAFARNPKIAQAAAQIQVGKANLSEAESAWFPQVSLQGNVGRSHRTDSAGSLSSNGAGGVSLKQLIYDFGKTGGSIDEQHELSDAYRYDLYHSLNEVGMETLQTYLQVKRYQALADAARKNITSLQAVQEMADLRAQAGLSSQSDVLQAQTRIAGLNATLAQYEAQTRSAQAALSVLTGVVADSLPDLPDDLMKQKITLKSLPYERSNAVRSAQSKQLAAEQRIRQVQAQHWPTVSVQAGRTRYQNENSSYWDDQVQLVVDAPLYQGGAVSARVDAAEGDRANARAQVEASKLEMNQRAATAWADLTGAQQRQRAGDAQFLSADRAREVYRDEYRLSKRSLNDLLSIEQDVFQADTASITARYDAWDAAVRYAGAADNLLDMLGIERSRTIGDTLPSL from the coding sequence ATGAAATTAGCAACGATAGGGCTGTTACTGCTGGCCGTGCCCGCAACAGCGATACTGCCAGCCTGGGCTGACGAATATCAGTGGCAGACCGCACCCGGCGAACAGCTTCAGGCGCAGCTGACCATCAAAGAGGCGATCCTGCGCGCCTTCGCCCGCAATCCCAAGATTGCCCAGGCGGCGGCGCAAATTCAGGTGGGGAAGGCCAATCTTTCCGAAGCGGAAAGCGCGTGGTTTCCACAGGTCTCGCTCCAGGGGAACGTCGGACGTTCACACCGGACGGATTCGGCAGGCTCGCTGAGCAGCAACGGCGCGGGGGGCGTCAGTTTAAAACAGCTGATTTACGACTTTGGCAAAACCGGCGGCAGCATTGATGAGCAGCACGAGCTGTCAGATGCTTACCGGTATGATCTCTACCATTCGCTGAATGAAGTCGGCATGGAGACGCTGCAAACCTATTTGCAGGTCAAGCGTTATCAGGCGCTGGCGGACGCGGCGCGGAAAAATATCACCTCGTTGCAGGCGGTACAGGAGATGGCCGATCTGCGCGCCCAGGCCGGGCTGAGTTCTCAGTCAGACGTCTTACAGGCGCAGACGCGCATTGCCGGGCTGAACGCGACGCTTGCGCAATATGAGGCCCAGACCCGCTCCGCTCAGGCGGCGCTGAGCGTGCTGACCGGCGTGGTGGCAGACTCGCTGCCGGATCTGCCCGACGATCTGATGAAGCAAAAAATCACCCTCAAATCGCTGCCTTACGAGCGGAGCAACGCCGTGCGCAGCGCCCAGTCAAAACAGCTGGCGGCGGAACAGCGCATTCGTCAGGTGCAGGCGCAGCACTGGCCGACGGTCTCCGTGCAGGCGGGGCGAACCCGCTATCAGAATGAAAACAGCAGCTACTGGGATGACCAGGTGCAGCTTGTGGTGGATGCGCCCCTGTATCAGGGCGGCGCGGTCAGTGCGCGGGTGGATGCGGCAGAAGGCGATCGCGCCAACGCCCGCGCCCAGGTCGAGGCCAGCAAGCTGGAGATGAATCAGCGTGCCGCCACTGCCTGGGCGGATCTCACCGGGGCGCAGCAGCGCCAGCGGGCGGGGGATGCGCAGTTCCTCAGCGCCGATCGCGCCCGCGAGGTGTACCGCGATGAGTATCGCCTCAGCAAACGCAGCCTCAACGATCTGCTGAGCATTGAACAGGATGTCTTTCAGGCAGATACGGCCTCGATCACTGCGCGCTATGACGCCTGGGACGCCGCCGTCCGTTACGCCGGGGCCGCAGACAATCTGCTGGATATGCTGGGCATTGAACGCAGCCGCACGATTGGCGATACCCTGCCTTCACTTTAA
- a CDS encoding type I secretion system permease/ATPase: MQEPDTESWINVMVRAAGRFGLPADAPAVRQQMRWFEALTLSARLERLSGLMGLQVRTVPLARMRWNAQNLPVIVQLESGELMLLESIDAEGLATYWLSEGGDLVREEPLETLLTRVKPEVVMLGIAARGRDARIDDFTKPWEAHWFWRHFRHSGRKLSEIALASLLGNVLALAGILFSMQVYDRVIPAQSIPTLWVLFIGVLFAAMLEFFIRLARTHVSDIMGKHIDLSVSSLFFARALAIKNDARPKSTGSFISQLREIDQVRELLTSTTVGAAMDIPFVLLFLAIMALVGGPLVAIPLIAIPLIVIPGILVQWPMAKLAKEGMRESAIRNAVLVESIEGVEDIKALQAEPYFQRQWEHTHAVGAGIGMKQRVWGARLSGWASTVQQITYAGMLVFGCYLVMEGNITTGTLVACSLLSSRTIAPLMQLTMVFSRWQHAKTAMNGLNDLLKKPLDKTAGEKMAHCPVLAGHFQMQQVQYSYDVEKGEQAVQIPELTIKPGERVAILGKTGAGKSTLLKLLSGQAQASKGKVIIDGVDMAHIDPNDVRRQLGYLSQDSRLFFGTLRQNLMLGHPHATEAELIQALRISGAIGMVQQDAASLDRLINEGGRGLSGGQRQMVLLSRLIVRNPQIVLMDEPTASMDEQLEAWVIRQLSQWLTGRTLVLVTHRPALLNLVDRIVVMENGKIVADGPRDSLIKQAVRNSSVSSVA, encoded by the coding sequence ATGCAAGAGCCTGATACCGAAAGCTGGATCAATGTCATGGTGCGCGCGGCAGGACGTTTCGGTCTGCCTGCCGATGCCCCCGCCGTGCGCCAGCAAATGCGCTGGTTTGAAGCGCTAACGCTGAGCGCCCGGCTGGAGCGTTTAAGTGGCCTGATGGGATTACAGGTGCGCACGGTGCCGCTGGCGCGTATGCGCTGGAATGCGCAAAACCTGCCGGTGATCGTCCAGCTGGAGTCCGGGGAGTTAATGCTGCTGGAGTCCATTGATGCCGAGGGGCTGGCGACCTACTGGCTGTCGGAAGGCGGCGATCTGGTGCGTGAAGAGCCGCTGGAAACGCTGCTCACCCGTGTGAAGCCGGAAGTGGTGATGCTCGGCATCGCCGCCCGTGGCCGCGATGCGCGCATTGATGATTTTACCAAACCCTGGGAAGCGCACTGGTTCTGGCGGCACTTCCGTCACAGCGGACGCAAGCTGTCAGAGATCGCGCTCGCCTCGCTGCTCGGTAACGTGCTGGCGCTGGCGGGGATCCTGTTCTCCATGCAGGTGTATGACCGGGTGATCCCGGCCCAGTCGATCCCGACGCTGTGGGTGCTGTTCATCGGCGTATTATTCGCCGCCATGCTGGAGTTTTTCATCCGCCTTGCCCGTACCCATGTGTCGGACATTATGGGCAAGCATATCGATCTGAGTGTCTCGTCGCTGTTTTTTGCCCGGGCGCTGGCGATCAAAAACGATGCGCGACCCAAATCCACCGGTTCGTTTATTTCCCAACTGCGTGAAATCGATCAGGTGCGCGAACTGCTCACCTCCACCACCGTTGGCGCAGCGATGGATATTCCGTTCGTGCTGCTGTTCCTCGCCATTATGGCGCTGGTGGGCGGTCCGCTGGTGGCGATCCCGCTGATCGCCATTCCGCTGATTGTCATCCCCGGCATCCTCGTGCAGTGGCCGATGGCGAAACTGGCGAAAGAGGGGATGCGCGAAAGCGCCATTCGTAATGCGGTGCTGGTGGAATCCATCGAAGGCGTCGAAGACATCAAAGCGCTTCAGGCCGAGCCGTATTTCCAGCGCCAGTGGGAGCACACCCATGCGGTGGGGGCGGGGATCGGCATGAAGCAGCGCGTATGGGGCGCACGCCTCAGCGGCTGGGCCTCCACCGTGCAGCAAATCACCTACGCGGGCATGCTGGTGTTTGGCTGCTATCTGGTAATGGAGGGCAATATCACCACCGGCACGCTGGTGGCCTGTAGCCTGCTGTCGTCGCGCACCATCGCGCCGCTGATGCAGCTCACCATGGTGTTTTCCCGCTGGCAGCACGCGAAAACGGCGATGAACGGCCTGAACGATCTGCTGAAAAAACCGCTGGATAAAACCGCAGGCGAAAAAATGGCGCACTGCCCGGTACTGGCCGGACATTTCCAAATGCAGCAAGTGCAATACAGCTACGATGTGGAGAAGGGTGAGCAGGCGGTGCAGATCCCGGAACTGACCATCAAGCCAGGGGAGCGCGTGGCGATCCTCGGGAAAACGGGGGCGGGGAAATCGACGTTGCTGAAACTGCTCTCCGGCCAGGCGCAGGCCAGCAAGGGCAAAGTGATTATTGATGGCGTGGATATGGCGCATATCGACCCCAACGATGTGCGTCGCCAGCTCGGCTATCTGTCTCAGGATTCACGGCTGTTTTTCGGCACGCTGCGCCAGAACCTGATGCTCGGTCATCCCCATGCGACGGAAGCGGAGCTGATCCAGGCGCTGCGTATCAGCGGGGCGATTGGCATGGTGCAACAGGATGCCGCCAGTCTGGACCGCCTGATCAATGAGGGCGGGCGCGGGCTGTCCGGCGGGCAGCGGCAAATGGTGCTGCTCAGCCGCCTGATCGTGCGTAATCCGCAGATCGTGCTGATGGATGAACCCACCGCGTCAATGGATGAGCAGCTGGAAGCCTGGGTGATCCGCCAGCTTTCTCAGTGGCTGACCGGTCGGACACTGGTACTGGTGACGCATCGCCCGGCGCTGCTGAATCTGGTCGACCGCATTGTGGTGATGGAGAACGGCAAAATCGTTGCCGACGGGCCGCGCGATTCGCTGATAAAACAGGCGGTGCGTAACAGCAGCGTCTCGTCAGTCGCATAA
- a CDS encoding HlyD family efflux transporter periplasmic adaptor subunit — MSQLSMQDDLARQGRFYSSVIWLTLIGLLFFVVWAWWAVLDEVTVGTGKITPSSHAQVIDSLDGGIVNGLLVKEGDIVERGQLLARLDPTRFQSNYGEAASRVRTLRASSERLRSELTGEPLRFSAESMREPDLVARERQLYESRRRNLNETVANLQKTYQLVMSELRLTQPLVAKGAASQVEVIRLQRQAAELQGKIDDARNQFAVRAREEQVKNNADLDAQIQVMSGKADQVDRASLFSPVRGIVKDIQVTTVGGVLQPGGKLMEIVPLEDQLLVETRINPRDIAYIRPGLPATVKVTAYDSSIYGDLTGKVEVVSPDTLQDEVKRDQFYYRVYVRTSKAELHNKSGKSFPILPGMVANVEIKTGQKSVMDYLIKPLNKVNEALRER, encoded by the coding sequence ATGAGTCAATTAAGTATGCAGGACGATCTGGCGCGCCAGGGCCGCTTTTACTCCTCCGTGATCTGGCTGACGCTGATCGGACTGCTGTTTTTTGTCGTCTGGGCCTGGTGGGCGGTGCTGGATGAAGTGACGGTGGGCACGGGCAAAATCACCCCGTCCAGCCATGCGCAGGTGATCGACAGCCTCGACGGCGGCATCGTCAACGGTCTGCTGGTGAAAGAGGGGGATATTGTCGAGCGCGGCCAGTTGCTGGCGCGCCTCGATCCGACCCGTTTTCAGTCTAACTATGGTGAGGCGGCCTCCAGGGTGCGCACGCTGCGCGCCTCCAGCGAACGTCTGCGTTCCGAGTTGACCGGCGAGCCGCTGCGTTTTAGCGCCGAGTCGATGCGCGAGCCGGATCTGGTCGCCCGTGAGCGGCAATTGTATGAATCGCGGCGGCGTAATCTTAATGAGACGGTGGCGAACCTGCAAAAAACGTATCAACTGGTAATGTCGGAGCTACGTCTGACGCAGCCGCTGGTGGCAAAAGGGGCGGCAAGCCAGGTGGAGGTGATCCGCCTGCAACGACAGGCCGCGGAATTGCAGGGCAAAATCGACGACGCCCGTAACCAGTTTGCGGTGCGGGCGCGTGAGGAGCAGGTAAAAAATAATGCCGATCTGGACGCGCAGATCCAGGTGATGTCCGGCAAGGCGGATCAGGTGGATCGCGCCTCGCTGTTTTCACCGGTGCGCGGCATCGTGAAAGACATTCAGGTGACCACCGTCGGCGGCGTACTGCAACCTGGCGGCAAGCTGATGGAGATCGTACCGCTGGAAGATCAGCTGCTGGTGGAGACGCGCATTAATCCGCGTGATATTGCCTATATTCGCCCCGGTCTGCCGGCAACCGTTAAGGTGACAGCCTATGATTCGTCGATCTACGGGGATTTAACCGGCAAGGTGGAAGTGGTGTCGCCGGATACCCTACAGGACGAAGTGAAGCGGGATCAGTTCTACTACCGGGTGTATGTGCGCACCTCTAAAGCCGAGTTGCATAACAAAAGCGGCAAAAGCTTCCCGATTTTACCGGGCATGGTGGCGAACGTGGAGATCAAGACCGGGCAGAAATCGGTGATGGATTATCTGATCAAACCGCTGAACAAGGTCAATGAGGCGTTGCGGGAACGGTAA
- the smpB gene encoding SsrA-binding protein SmpB yields MTKKKAHKPGSATIALNKRARHEYFIEDEFEAGLALQGWEVKSLRAGKANISDSYVILIDGEAFLFGANFTPMAVASTHVVCDPTRTRKLLLNQRELDTLYGRINRDGYTVVALSLYWKNAWCKVKIGVAKGKKQHDKRNDVKDKEWAVDKARIMKHAGR; encoded by the coding sequence ATGACCAAGAAAAAAGCACACAAACCTGGCTCAGCCACCATCGCGCTCAACAAGCGCGCCCGCCATGAATATTTTATCGAAGATGAATTTGAAGCGGGTCTGGCCTTACAGGGCTGGGAAGTAAAATCACTGCGCGCCGGTAAAGCAAACATCAGCGACAGCTACGTCATCCTGATCGATGGCGAAGCCTTCCTGTTCGGCGCAAACTTTACGCCGATGGCCGTTGCCTCCACGCACGTGGTCTGCGATCCCACTCGTACCCGTAAACTGCTGCTGAATCAGCGCGAGCTGGACACGCTGTATGGTCGCATTAACCGCGATGGCTATACCGTGGTGGCGCTGTCGCTGTACTGGAAGAACGCCTGGTGCAAAGTGAAAATCGGCGTGGCGAAAGGTAAGAAACAGCACGACAAGCGTAACGATGTGAAAGATAAAGAGTGGGCAGTGGATAAAGCCCGCATTATGAAACACGCCGGTCGCTAA
- a CDS encoding type II toxin-antitoxin system RatA family toxin yields MPQISRSALVPYSAEQMYQLVNDVKSYPEFLPGCTGSRVLESGPTQMTAAVDVSKAGISKTFTTRNTLTSNQSILMHLVDGPFKKLMGGWKFTPLSPEACQVEFQLDFEFTNKLIELAFGRIFKELAMNMVQAFTHRAKEVYSAG; encoded by the coding sequence ATGCCTCAGATTAGCCGATCTGCGTTAGTGCCTTACAGCGCAGAGCAGATGTATCAGTTAGTAAACGATGTGAAGTCCTATCCGGAGTTTTTGCCGGGCTGCACCGGCAGCCGCGTGCTGGAGTCCGGCCCGACGCAGATGACTGCCGCCGTGGATGTCTCCAAAGCCGGTATCAGTAAAACGTTTACCACACGTAATACATTGACCAGCAATCAAAGCATTTTGATGCACCTGGTTGATGGTCCCTTTAAGAAGCTGATGGGCGGCTGGAAGTTTACGCCGCTCAGCCCGGAAGCCTGTCAGGTCGAGTTTCAGCTTGATTTTGAATTCACCAATAAGCTCATTGAACTGGCGTTTGGCCGTATCTTCAAAGAGCTGGCGATGAACATGGTGCAGGCCTTTACCCATCGCGCCAAAGAGGTTTACAGTGCCGGGTAA
- a CDS encoding RnfH family protein, whose protein sequence is MPGKIVVEVAYALPEKQYLQRVTLNEGATVEEAIRASGLLELRSDISLTKNKVGIYSRPVKPGDELHDGDRVEIYRPLIADPKELRRKRAEKSADNEK, encoded by the coding sequence GTGCCGGGTAAAATCGTGGTGGAAGTCGCCTATGCGCTGCCGGAAAAGCAGTATCTGCAGCGCGTGACGCTCAATGAAGGCGCGACGGTTGAAGAAGCGATCCGCGCCTCCGGGCTGCTGGAACTGCGTTCGGATATTTCGCTGACGAAGAACAAAGTCGGTATTTACAGCCGTCCGGTGAAGCCTGGTGACGAGCTGCATGACGGCGATCGCGTGGAAATTTACCGCCCGCTGATTGCCGATCCGAAAGAGTTGCGCCGTAAGCGGGCAGAAAAAAGCGCCGATAACGAGAAGTAA
- the bamE gene encoding outer membrane protein assembly factor BamE, with product MRCKMLTAAAAVLLMLTAGCSTLERVVYRPDINQGNYLAPNDVSKIRIGMTQQQVAYALGTPMVTDPFGTNTWFYVFRQQPGHEDVTQQTLTLTFNSNGVLTNIDNKPALTSK from the coding sequence ATGCGCTGTAAAATGCTGACTGCTGCCGCAGCGGTTCTTCTGATGTTGACCGCAGGTTGTTCCACTCTGGAGCGAGTGGTTTACCGTCCTGATATTAATCAGGGCAACTACCTGGCACCTAACGACGTATCTAAAATCCGTATCGGTATGACGCAACAGCAGGTTGCTTACGCACTCGGTACGCCGATGGTGACCGATCCGTTCGGGACTAACACCTGGTTCTACGTCTTCCGTCAGCAACCCGGCCATGAAGATGTCACACAGCAAACCCTGACGCTGACCTTCAACAGCAACGGCGTACTGACCAACATCGATAACAAGCCTGCGTTAACCTCTAAGTAA
- the recN gene encoding DNA repair protein RecN: protein MLAQLTISNFAIVRELEIDFHSGMTAITGETGAGKSIAIDALGLCLGGRADADMVRTDASRADLCARFSLKDTPAALRWLEANQLEDGRECLLRRVISSDGRSRGFINGTAVPLSQLRELGQLLIQIHGQHAHQLLIKPEHQKSLLDGYAGESALMQQMAEHYRQWNVSCRELAQHQQLSQERSARAELLHYQLKELNEFNPQAGEFEQIDEEYKRLANSGQLLSTSQSALNLLADDDDANLQSQLYTARQWVTELAGMDPKLSGVLDMLEEAAIQISEASEELRHYCERLDLDPNRLFELEQRIAKYISLARKHHISPEELAQFHQDLLNEQQLLDDQADSQETLSLAVQKHHQQALATAQLLHAERMKYAQELGGLITESMHSLSMPHGVFNIDVSFDDRHLTQEGADRIEFRVTTNPGQPLQPISKVASGGELSRIALAIQVITARKMETPALIFDEVDVGISGPTAAVVGKLLRQLGESTQVMCVTHLPQVAGCGHHHFYVSKETDGAMTETHMQPLDKRARLQELARLLGGSEVTRNTLANAKELLAA from the coding sequence ATGTTGGCACAACTGACCATCAGCAACTTTGCAATCGTACGTGAGCTTGAAATTGATTTTCACAGCGGGATGACCGCCATCACCGGGGAAACCGGTGCCGGTAAGTCTATTGCTATTGATGCGCTCGGTCTGTGCCTCGGCGGTCGCGCCGACGCCGACATGGTGCGTACCGACGCCTCGCGCGCCGATCTCTGCGCCCGCTTCTCCCTCAAAGATACTCCCGCCGCGCTGCGCTGGCTTGAAGCCAATCAGCTTGAAGATGGACGTGAGTGTTTACTTCGCCGCGTCATCAGCAGCGACGGACGCTCTCGTGGCTTTATCAACGGCACGGCTGTGCCTCTCTCTCAGTTGCGCGAGCTCGGGCAACTGCTGATCCAGATCCACGGCCAGCACGCCCACCAGCTGTTAATTAAACCTGAACATCAAAAATCCCTGCTCGACGGCTATGCCGGCGAGTCGGCGCTGATGCAGCAGATGGCGGAGCACTACCGTCAGTGGAACGTAAGCTGCCGCGAGCTGGCGCAGCATCAGCAACTCAGCCAGGAGCGCAGCGCGCGCGCTGAGCTGCTGCACTATCAGCTGAAAGAGCTGAACGAATTTAACCCGCAGGCAGGCGAGTTCGAGCAGATCGACGAAGAGTACAAACGCCTGGCAAACAGCGGTCAGCTGCTGAGCACCAGCCAGAGTGCGCTTAATCTGCTGGCGGACGATGACGATGCCAACCTGCAAAGCCAGCTGTACACCGCTCGCCAGTGGGTGACGGAGCTGGCGGGTATGGATCCCAAACTCTCCGGCGTGCTGGATATGCTGGAAGAAGCTGCGATCCAGATCAGCGAAGCCAGCGAAGAGCTGCGCCATTACTGCGAGCGTCTTGACCTCGATCCAAACCGTCTGTTTGAACTGGAACAGCGCATCGCGAAGTACATTTCGCTGGCGCGTAAACATCACATCAGCCCGGAAGAGCTGGCACAGTTCCATCAGGATCTGCTGAACGAACAGCAACTGCTGGACGATCAGGCCGACTCGCAGGAAACCCTGTCGCTGGCGGTGCAGAAACACCATCAGCAGGCACTGGCTACCGCGCAGTTGCTGCATGCTGAACGCATGAAGTACGCACAGGAGCTGGGCGGGTTAATCACTGAAAGTATGCACTCACTTTCGATGCCACACGGCGTGTTTAACATCGACGTCAGCTTTGATGACCGTCACTTAACGCAGGAAGGCGCGGATCGCATTGAGTTCCGGGTGACCACTAACCCTGGCCAGCCGTTACAGCCGATTTCGAAAGTCGCTTCCGGCGGCGAACTGTCGCGTATTGCGCTGGCAATCCAGGTGATCACCGCGCGTAAAATGGAAACCCCGGCGCTGATTTTCGATGAAGTGGACGTGGGTATCAGCGGCCCGACCGCCGCCGTAGTCGGCAAACTACTGCGCCAGTTGGGCGAATCCACGCAGGTAATGTGCGTCACGCACCTGCCGCAGGTGGCCGGTTGCGGGCATCATCACTTCTACGTCAGTAAAGAGACGGACGGTGCCATGACCGAAACGCATATGCAGCCGCTGGACAAACGCGCTCGCCTGCAAGAGCTGGCGCGTCTGCTGGGCGGCAGCGAAGTCACCCGTAATACACTGGCAAACGCTAAAGAACTGCTGGCAGCGTAA
- the nadK gene encoding NAD(+) kinase produces the protein MNNHFKCIGIVGHPRHPTALTTHEMLYRWLCGNGYDVIVEQQIAQELRLKNVKTGTLADIGQQADLAVVVGGDGNMLGAARTLARYDISVIGINRGNLGFLTDLDPDNAQQQLADVLEGHYIAEKRFLLEAQVCQQDCQKRISTAINEVVLHPGKVAHMIEFEVYIDEVFAFSQRSDGLIISTPTGSTAYSLSAGGPILTPQLDAITLVPMFPHTLSARPLVINSSSTIRLRFSHRRNDLEISCDSQIALPIQEGEDVLIRRCDYHLNLIHPKDYNYFNTLSSKLGWSKKLF, from the coding sequence ATGAATAATCATTTCAAGTGTATTGGTATTGTGGGTCATCCGCGTCACCCTACCGCCCTCACCACACATGAAATGCTCTATCGCTGGCTGTGCGGCAATGGCTACGATGTCATTGTTGAGCAGCAGATTGCCCAGGAACTTCGTCTCAAAAATGTGAAGACGGGCACACTTGCCGATATTGGTCAGCAGGCAGATCTGGCGGTCGTGGTAGGGGGTGACGGCAATATGCTGGGGGCGGCGCGCACCCTGGCTCGCTATGACATCAGCGTCATCGGCATCAACCGTGGCAACCTCGGATTCTTAACCGATCTCGATCCGGACAACGCTCAACAGCAGCTGGCGGACGTATTAGAAGGCCATTACATCGCGGAAAAACGCTTCTTGCTGGAGGCGCAGGTCTGCCAGCAGGACTGCCAGAAGCGCATCAGCACGGCCATTAACGAAGTGGTGCTGCATCCGGGTAAAGTGGCGCACATGATTGAATTCGAAGTCTATATCGATGAAGTGTTCGCTTTCTCCCAGCGCTCCGACGGCCTGATTATATCCACGCCCACCGGCTCGACCGCCTATTCCCTCTCCGCGGGTGGCCCTATTCTGACGCCGCAACTGGATGCTATTACGCTGGTGCCGATGTTCCCGCATACGCTGTCGGCAAGACCGCTGGTGATCAACAGCAGCAGCACTATTCGCCTGCGCTTCTCACATCGCCGCAACGATCTGGAAATCAGCTGCGACAGCCAGATAGCCCTGCCCATCCAGGAGGGGGAAGATGTGCTGATCCGCCGCTGTGACTACCATCTCAACCTGATCCATCCAAAAGATTACAACTATTTCAACACATTAAGTTCCAAACTCGGCTGGTCAAAAAAATTGTTCTAA
- the grpE gene encoding nucleotide exchange factor GrpE: MSSKEQKTPEGQAPEEIITEQHDEIEATESDASAEQVDPRDEQIANLEAQLVEAQNREREGVLRIKAEMENLRRRTELDVEKAHKFALEKFINELLPVVDSLDRALEVADKSNPDLAPMVEGIELTMKSMLDVVGKFGVGVVAETNVPLDPNVHQAIAMVESDEVAAGNVLGVMQKGYTLNGRTLRAAMVTVAKAKA, translated from the coding sequence ATGAGCAGTAAAGAACAGAAAACGCCTGAGGGGCAAGCCCCGGAAGAAATTATCACGGAACAGCATGATGAGATCGAGGCGACCGAGTCCGATGCGTCTGCTGAGCAGGTGGATCCGCGCGATGAACAGATTGCGAACCTCGAAGCGCAATTAGTCGAAGCGCAAAATCGCGAGCGCGAAGGTGTGCTGCGTATCAAAGCGGAAATGGAAAACCTGCGCCGCCGCACCGAGCTGGACGTTGAGAAGGCGCATAAATTTGCGCTGGAGAAGTTTATCAACGAACTGCTGCCGGTGGTCGACAGCCTGGATCGTGCGCTGGAAGTGGCCGATAAATCCAACCCTGATCTGGCCCCGATGGTCGAAGGCATTGAGCTGACGATGAAATCGATGCTGGATGTGGTGGGTAAATTCGGCGTGGGAGTGGTGGCTGAGACTAACGTCCCGCTGGATCCTAACGTGCATCAGGCCATTGCGATGGTGGAATCCGATGAGGTTGCTGCCGGTAACGTGCTGGGCGTGATGCAAAAAGGCTATACGCTGAACGGTCGTACGCTGCGTGCGGCGATGGTCACCGTCGCTAAAGCGAAAGCATAA
- a CDS encoding HlyC/CorC family transporter: MEHISTTTLIITLVIMVIVSAYFSGSETGMMTLNRYRLRHLAKQGNRAAKRVEKLLRKPDRLISLVLIGNNLVNILASAIGTIVGMRLYGNAGVAIATGVLTFVVLVFAEVLPKTIAALYPEKVAFPSSFLLGPLQIIMMPLVWLLNMVTRLLMRMVGIKADVVVSGALSKDELRTIVNESRSQISRRNQDMLLSVLDLEKVSVNDIMVPRNDIVGIDINDDWKSIVRQLTHSPHGRIVLWRDSPDNAISMLRVREAYRLMTEKNEFTKEVMLRAADEIYYIPEGTPLSIQLVKFQRNKKKVGLVVNEYGDIQGLLTVEDILEEIVGDFTTSMSPTLAEEVTPQNDGSVIIDGTANVRELNKAFNWHLPEEEARTVNGMLLEALEEIPAIGTRVRLGQYDIDILDVQENMIKQVQVIPVKPLRESVGG; the protein is encoded by the coding sequence CTGGAACATATATCAACCACCACGCTCATCATTACGCTGGTTATCATGGTGATCGTCTCGGCGTATTTCTCCGGCTCTGAAACCGGCATGATGACGCTGAACCGCTACCGGCTGCGTCACCTGGCAAAACAGGGCAACCGTGCGGCAAAGCGCGTTGAAAAACTGCTGCGCAAGCCGGATCGCTTAATCAGCCTGGTGCTGATCGGCAATAACCTCGTCAATATCCTCGCCTCGGCAATCGGCACTATCGTCGGCATGCGCCTGTACGGTAACGCCGGCGTCGCCATCGCCACCGGTGTCTTAACCTTTGTGGTGCTGGTGTTTGCAGAAGTGTTGCCAAAGACCATCGCCGCGCTCTATCCGGAAAAAGTCGCCTTCCCGAGCAGCTTCCTGCTTGGCCCGCTGCAAATCATCATGATGCCGCTGGTGTGGCTGTTAAATATGGTGACGCGTCTGTTGATGCGTATGGTGGGCATTAAGGCGGATGTCGTGGTGAGCGGCGCGCTCAGCAAAGACGAACTGCGCACTATCGTGAACGAATCCCGCTCGCAAATTTCCCGCCGCAATCAGGATATGCTGCTGTCGGTACTGGACCTGGAGAAGGTCAGCGTCAACGACATCATGGTGCCGCGCAATGACATCGTCGGGATCGATATCAATGATGACTGGAAGTCGATTGTCCGCCAGCTAACCCACTCGCCCCATGGCCGCATCGTGCTCTGGCGGGATTCGCCAGACAACGCCATCAGCATGCTGCGCGTGCGCGAAGCCTATCGCCTGATGACCGAGAAAAACGAGTTTACCAAAGAGGTGATGCTCCGCGCGGCGGATGAAATCTACTACATCCCCGAAGGCACGCCGCTGAGCATTCAGCTGGTCAAATTCCAGCGTAATAAAAAGAAAGTGGGCCTGGTGGTTAACGAATATGGCGATATTCAGGGCCTGCTGACCGTGGAAGATATTCTGGAAGAGATCGTTGGTGACTTCACCACCTCAATGTCGCCGACGCTGGCGGAGGAAGTCACGCCGCAGAACGACGGCTCGGTGATCATCGATGGCACCGCCAACGTGCGTGAACTCAACAAGGCGTTTAACTGGCACTTACCGGAAGAAGAAGCGCGTACGGTGAATGGCATGCTGCTGGAAGCGCTGGAGGAGATCCCGGCGATCGGCACGCGGGTGCGTCTCGGGCAGTATGATATTGATATTCTGGACGTGCAGGAAAATATGATTAAACAGGTGCAGGTGATCCCGGTGAAACCGCTGCGGGAAAGCGTCGGCGGATAA